From the Salinimicrobium tongyeongense genome, one window contains:
- a CDS encoding lipocalin family protein: MKKYLQRVMMGGVGLGMLMSCTAESVSDDALSLNATTSTVPTQDLSMNDLAGTWNMYSMTSIGEGKTVDFDGDGNYTYNLLEETDCFDNMFFVFETNGDVLTEQARLYFDASGKFTCSTTGRYAATYQINGNELTVTFTVNGIAYTQSKTVSRYSENGKEYLKVTLTEAETDSAVYVADDPGNTVASDIKQIDMVYQRQ, from the coding sequence ATGAAAAAGTATTTACAAAGAGTGATGATGGGCGGAGTAGGTTTAGGTATGTTAATGTCCTGTACTGCAGAGAGTGTAAGTGACGATGCGCTTTCCCTTAATGCCACAACTTCTACCGTGCCTACACAGGATCTTAGCATGAACGACCTTGCCGGAACCTGGAACATGTATTCCATGACCTCAATTGGCGAAGGAAAAACCGTAGATTTTGACGGAGATGGTAATTATACCTATAACCTTCTTGAAGAAACCGACTGTTTTGACAATATGTTTTTTGTTTTTGAAACCAACGGAGATGTATTAACCGAACAGGCCAGGTTGTATTTTGACGCTTCAGGAAAATTTACCTGTTCAACAACAGGTCGTTATGCTGCTACATACCAGATTAATGGGAATGAACTTACAGTTACTTTCACAGTGAACGGCATAGCATACACACAGTCTAAAACCGTTTCCCGCTATAGTGAAAATGGAAAGGAATATTTGAAAGTTACACTAACTGAAGCCGAGACCGATTCGGCTGTTTATGTGGCTGATGACCCGGGGAACACCGTAGCGTCAGATATTAAACAAATTGATATGGTGTATCAAAGACAGTAA
- the polA gene encoding DNA polymerase I, whose protein sequence is MPEQKRLFLLDAYALIFRGYYAFINNPIVNSKGLDTSAIMGFMNSLFDVIRREQPDHLAVCFDKEGSAARTELFEAYKAHRDATPEPILKAIPYIQEILTAMHIPVVVLPGCEADDIIGTLAKQAEKEGYKVFMVTPDKDFAQLVSENIFMYRPARMGNGIEIWGIPEVQKKFAVERPEQVIDFLGMMGDAVDNIPGLPGVGEKTAKKFLKEFGSMENLLANTDKLKGKMREKVEAHAEQGMISKKLAAIMTDCDVRFHAEDYELSMPDAEKVQEIFEELEFRRLKEQFLKLFSGEETARPTQVTSTATAKAQERQAGAGQFSLFGAEASESVEKFSGRKTIKDVPHVYQSVNSGMATELFLQNLMKQKCVCFEFTTTGLNPFSAEIIGVAFSWEAGKGFYVPVPEDKTEAMQVMEKLRPFFEAEDIEKVGQNLKHDIKVLAKYNIRFKGPLFDTMIAHYLINPDMRHSLDVLSETYLNYSPVFAEELLGKGKNQKSMREIPLEQQTEFSVEDADVILQLKQHFTPELKEANTEKLFNDIEIPLVRVLADMELEGIKLDKDFLASLSEALDKDIKQLENDIFETSGEEFNIGSPKQLGIILFEKLKLVEKPKKTKSGQYSTGEEILSALAPQHKIVRQVLDYRGLVKLKNTYIDALPLQVDATTGRVHTDYMQTVAATGRLSSNNPNLQNIPIRTERGRQVRKAFVPRDPDHVLLAADYSQIELRIIAALSKEDNMISAFQQNQDIHASTAAKVFNVPIEEVTREQRSNAKTVNFGIVYGVSAFGLSNQTELSRGEAKELIDTYYKTYPKLRNFISEQVEFAREHGYVQTVLGRRRYLRDINSRNQMVRSAAERNAVNAPIQGSAADIIKLAMINIHQKLQEGNYRTKMLLQVHDELVFDVYRPELQDIQKMVKHEMENAFKMEVPLEVELGLGENWLEAH, encoded by the coding sequence ATGCCCGAACAAAAACGCCTGTTCCTTCTCGATGCTTACGCCCTTATTTTTAGGGGATATTACGCTTTTATCAACAATCCCATAGTCAACTCAAAAGGCCTTGACACCTCGGCGATTATGGGGTTCATGAATTCCCTTTTTGATGTAATTAGGCGGGAACAACCCGATCATTTAGCCGTTTGTTTTGACAAGGAAGGCAGTGCCGCCCGCACCGAATTGTTTGAAGCCTACAAGGCGCACCGCGATGCCACGCCCGAACCCATTTTAAAAGCCATTCCTTACATCCAGGAGATATTGACCGCCATGCATATCCCGGTGGTAGTGCTGCCCGGCTGTGAGGCCGATGATATTATTGGCACCCTGGCAAAACAGGCAGAAAAAGAAGGCTATAAAGTCTTCATGGTAACGCCCGATAAGGATTTTGCGCAACTTGTTTCTGAAAATATCTTTATGTACCGCCCTGCCCGCATGGGTAACGGGATTGAAATTTGGGGCATCCCCGAAGTTCAGAAGAAATTTGCCGTGGAACGGCCCGAGCAGGTAATAGACTTTCTTGGAATGATGGGCGATGCCGTAGACAATATTCCGGGACTTCCCGGGGTGGGCGAAAAGACTGCCAAAAAATTCCTGAAGGAGTTTGGCAGCATGGAAAACCTGCTGGCAAATACCGACAAGCTCAAAGGCAAAATGCGCGAAAAAGTAGAGGCCCATGCCGAACAGGGCATGATCTCCAAAAAACTCGCCGCCATTATGACCGATTGTGATGTGCGGTTTCATGCTGAAGATTACGAACTCTCCATGCCCGATGCCGAAAAGGTACAGGAGATCTTCGAGGAGCTTGAATTCAGGCGTCTAAAAGAGCAATTTCTGAAGCTATTTTCTGGCGAGGAAACAGCGCGGCCCACACAGGTAACGAGCACAGCTACCGCAAAAGCCCAGGAACGCCAGGCAGGAGCCGGGCAATTTTCCCTTTTTGGAGCTGAAGCATCCGAAAGTGTGGAAAAATTTTCGGGCAGAAAGACCATAAAAGATGTGCCCCATGTTTATCAAAGCGTAAATTCAGGTATGGCCACAGAGCTTTTCCTTCAGAATTTAATGAAGCAAAAATGTGTGTGTTTTGAATTCACCACCACCGGTCTCAACCCTTTTTCCGCAGAAATAATCGGCGTGGCATTTTCATGGGAAGCCGGGAAAGGTTTTTATGTGCCGGTTCCCGAAGATAAAACCGAAGCCATGCAGGTGATGGAGAAACTTCGCCCTTTCTTTGAAGCTGAAGACATTGAAAAAGTGGGGCAAAACCTAAAACACGATATTAAGGTACTGGCCAAGTACAACATCAGGTTTAAAGGGCCGCTTTTTGACACCATGATCGCGCATTACCTTATCAACCCCGATATGCGCCACAGCCTGGATGTACTTTCAGAAACCTACCTTAATTATTCTCCTGTTTTTGCGGAAGAATTGCTGGGAAAAGGAAAGAACCAAAAATCCATGCGCGAAATTCCGCTGGAGCAGCAAACTGAATTCAGTGTAGAAGATGCCGATGTGATCCTCCAGCTGAAACAGCATTTTACCCCCGAATTAAAGGAAGCAAATACCGAAAAGCTCTTCAATGACATCGAAATCCCGCTGGTACGCGTACTGGCCGATATGGAACTGGAAGGGATAAAACTGGACAAAGATTTTCTTGCCAGCCTTTCCGAAGCATTAGATAAAGATATAAAGCAGCTCGAAAATGACATTTTTGAGACCTCGGGCGAAGAGTTTAATATTGGATCCCCAAAACAGCTTGGCATCATTTTATTTGAAAAGCTGAAACTGGTGGAGAAACCAAAGAAAACAAAGTCGGGGCAGTATTCTACGGGAGAAGAGATCCTCTCGGCCCTGGCTCCGCAGCATAAGATAGTACGGCAGGTACTGGATTACCGCGGACTCGTAAAACTGAAGAACACTTATATTGATGCCCTGCCACTACAGGTAGACGCCACTACCGGCCGGGTACATACCGATTATATGCAGACGGTTGCCGCCACCGGAAGGCTGAGTTCCAACAACCCGAACCTGCAGAATATCCCCATTAGGACCGAAAGGGGAAGACAGGTGCGAAAAGCCTTTGTTCCCAGAGACCCTGATCACGTGCTGCTGGCCGCCGATTATTCACAGATAGAACTGAGAATTATTGCCGCTTTGAGCAAGGAAGACAACATGATCTCTGCTTTTCAACAAAACCAGGACATTCACGCTTCTACTGCTGCAAAAGTCTTTAATGTTCCTATAGAAGAAGTAACCAGGGAGCAGCGCAGCAACGCTAAAACGGTAAACTTCGGAATTGTTTACGGGGTTTCGGCTTTTGGGCTTAGCAATCAAACCGAACTTTCCAGAGGAGAAGCAAAAGAACTTATAGACACCTATTACAAAACCTATCCAAAACTTCGGAATTTCATAAGCGAACAGGTAGAATTTGCCCGGGAACACGGTTATGTGCAAACCGTATTGGGCAGAAGAAGGTATTTGCGTGACATTAATTCCCGCAACCAGATGGTGCGCAGTGCCGCAGAAAGAAATGCCGTGAACGCCCCAATACAGGGTAGTGCCGCCGATATCATCAAGCTGGCCATGATTAATATTCACCAGAAACTACAGGAAGGCAACTACCGCACAAAAATGCTGTTGCAGGTGCATGATGAACTTGTTTTTGACGTGTACCGCCCCGAATTGCAGGACATTCAGAAAATGGTGAAGCACGAGATGGAAAACGCCTTTAAGATGGAAGTTCCTTTAGAAGTAGAGCTTGGCCTTGGAGAAAACTGGCTGGAAGCACACTAG
- a CDS encoding sugar MFS transporter, with the protein MEQKKSYRTAFIFLTVLFFLWGFITVLVDSLIPRLREVFTLSYFQAGMVQFAFFGAYFLLSIPAGWLLSKIGYKKGIVLGLFTMATGCLLFWPAASYRVFGVFMLGYFILAGGITILQVAANPYVTILGPAKTASSRLNLSQAFNSLGTAIAPALGALFILSDKVMTKEEIAYMTEAEQIKYYASEAAAVQTPFLGIAIFIILIALVFLFVNLPKVTDTEASNDYGVVLKDRNLVMGAFGLFFYVGAEVAIGSYMVNYFLSLNLPDVIRETPFMRTLAELILSSGVTTSTDMAVVGVFVTFYWTGAMIGRFIGSYLTKILNPAVVLSTFAACAIGLVLISNLTTGLVAMWTLIAVGLFNSIMFPTIFSLALDGLGDNKPQGSGVLCTMIVGGAIIPPAFGYLTDSFGFNLALILVMLCYAYIFFYGFKNKNREVAV; encoded by the coding sequence ATGGAACAAAAAAAATCCTATCGCACCGCATTTATTTTTCTTACCGTCCTCTTCTTTTTGTGGGGCTTTATTACCGTGCTGGTTGACTCGCTTATCCCCAGGTTACGAGAAGTCTTTACGCTTTCGTACTTCCAGGCAGGGATGGTTCAATTTGCCTTTTTTGGTGCCTATTTCTTATTGTCAATCCCGGCGGGCTGGCTGCTCTCCAAAATAGGATATAAAAAAGGGATTGTACTGGGATTATTCACCATGGCCACGGGCTGCCTCCTGTTTTGGCCTGCGGCATCTTACCGGGTGTTTGGTGTGTTTATGCTGGGTTATTTTATCCTGGCGGGCGGGATCACCATCCTGCAGGTGGCGGCCAATCCATATGTCACTATACTGGGGCCGGCAAAAACCGCTTCGAGCCGGCTTAACCTTTCCCAGGCATTTAATTCCCTGGGAACTGCCATCGCGCCGGCCCTGGGTGCTTTGTTCATCCTTAGCGACAAAGTGATGACCAAAGAAGAGATTGCCTACATGACCGAAGCCGAACAGATCAAATATTATGCTTCGGAAGCTGCAGCCGTACAAACGCCTTTCCTCGGAATTGCCATTTTTATCATATTGATTGCGCTGGTTTTCCTTTTTGTGAACCTTCCGAAGGTAACAGATACCGAAGCTTCGAATGATTACGGCGTGGTGCTCAAAGACCGGAACCTGGTAATGGGTGCCTTCGGACTTTTCTTTTACGTGGGTGCCGAAGTTGCCATTGGTTCTTACATGGTAAACTATTTCTTAAGCCTAAACCTGCCCGATGTGATTAGGGAAACCCCTTTTATGCGAACCCTCGCCGAGTTGATCCTGTCTTCGGGCGTGACCACTTCTACAGATATGGCTGTAGTGGGTGTATTTGTGACGTTTTACTGGACCGGGGCCATGATTGGCCGCTTTATTGGGTCTTACCTCACCAAGATCCTCAACCCGGCAGTGGTACTTAGCACTTTTGCGGCCTGTGCTATTGGGCTGGTATTGATCTCTAACCTTACAACAGGCCTTGTGGCCATGTGGACGCTTATCGCAGTAGGGCTGTTCAATTCTATCATGTTCCCCACAATTTTCAGTTTGGCACTTGACGGGCTTGGCGACAACAAACCACAGGGATCGGGGGTACTTTGCACCATGATCGTAGGTGGAGCCATAATTCCTCCCGCCTTTGGATACCTCACAGATTCCTTCGGATTTAATCTCGCACTTATCCTTGTGATGTTGTGCTACGCTTATATCTTTTTCTACGGTTTCAAAAACAAGAACAGAGAAGTAGCGGTTTAG